The proteins below are encoded in one region of Fibrella aestuarina BUZ 2:
- a CDS encoding LLM class flavin-dependent oxidoreductase has protein sequence MLHQPITAVPTRTAERLCEVAWFSDLCGEDTEFLSIRDPAKATFSHCRDIALTAERLGFSNLLLPTSFMVGQEVIPFAAGVAPALHQIKLLTAIRCGELHPPMLARTLASLDHMLQGRLAINIINSDLPGYREAAELRYQRCAETIQILKQAWTQPRIEHDGPVYGRISLDAAPAKPYHNNGGPMLYFGGTSDGARDLCARYCDVFLMWPETEDMLYETMQDVAQRAANYGRTIDFGLRIHVIVRETEEEARAWSRHIMSKFDPVRGLALKNASQSAWSLGVQRQNQLRTQADADGFVEPLLWTDIGKTRSGAGGALVGSAGQIIEKINRYMDMGIRAFIFSGYPLIDEADWFARLVLPHLPNRPLSPPEPN, from the coding sequence ATGCTTCATCAACCCATCACCGCCGTACCGACCCGAACAGCGGAACGCCTTTGCGAGGTAGCCTGGTTTTCAGACCTGTGCGGCGAAGACACTGAGTTTCTGAGTATCCGTGACCCGGCCAAAGCGACGTTTAGCCACTGCCGCGACATTGCGCTGACAGCCGAGCGACTAGGTTTCAGCAACCTGCTGCTGCCAACATCGTTTATGGTGGGGCAGGAAGTCATTCCCTTTGCCGCCGGGGTGGCCCCAGCGCTCCACCAGATCAAGCTACTGACGGCGATTCGCTGCGGAGAACTGCACCCGCCGATGCTGGCCCGTACGCTGGCTTCGCTCGATCATATGCTTCAGGGTCGGCTGGCCATCAACATCATCAACTCCGATTTGCCGGGGTATCGGGAGGCGGCCGAGCTGCGGTATCAGCGCTGCGCCGAAACGATTCAAATTCTGAAACAGGCCTGGACCCAGCCCCGCATCGAGCACGATGGGCCGGTGTATGGCCGGATTAGCCTGGATGCGGCTCCCGCCAAACCATACCACAACAACGGAGGGCCGATGCTGTATTTTGGCGGTACGTCAGACGGAGCCCGGGACCTCTGCGCCCGCTACTGCGACGTGTTTCTGATGTGGCCCGAGACGGAAGACATGCTCTACGAAACCATGCAGGACGTTGCCCAGCGGGCCGCCAACTACGGCCGTACTATTGATTTTGGGTTACGCATTCATGTGATTGTGCGCGAAACGGAGGAGGAAGCCCGCGCCTGGTCGCGGCACATCATGTCAAAATTTGACCCGGTTCGTGGACTGGCGCTGAAAAATGCGTCACAAAGTGCCTGGTCGCTGGGGGTTCAACGGCAGAATCAACTACGTACCCAGGCCGACGCCGATGGGTTTGTTGAACCGCTGCTCTGGACCGACATCGGCAAAACCCGCTCGGGCGCTGGCGGGGCACTGGTAGGTAGTGCCGGGCAGATCATCGAGAAAATCAACCGCTACATGGACATGGGCATCCGAGCCTTTATTTTCTCGGGCTACCCGCTCATCGACGAAGCCGACTGGTTTGCCCGGCTGGTATTGCCGCACCTACCCAACCGCCCGCTTTCGCCCCCAGAACCTAACTGA
- a CDS encoding cytochrome-c peroxidase, which translates to MQAHKRVFMVAWFTASCLWLMGCQPTEPAAQPEVLFQQPANFPKPVYALDQNQPTEAGFRLGRALFYDGLLSRDGSIACVECHNQAYAFTHHQHDVSHGIDNRVGTRNSLPLQNLAWQSSFFWDGGVHDLDLVPIAPIENPVEMDEQSTNVIAKLRKSPKYPPLFKAAFGTDDINGPRFLQALSQFMLTLVSANSRYDKWVRKEPGGTLTDDELAGLTVFRAKCSGCHAGELFTDNSFRNNGLFIQGSQDLGRAHVTERAQDRYRFKVPSLRNVEKTLPYMHDGRFYSLEAVMNHYADNVQPTENLDPLLQPAGQAKPGIALTTNEKRQLIAFLKTLTDDQFLRDSRFVEP; encoded by the coding sequence ATGCAAGCACACAAGCGGGTGTTCATGGTAGCCTGGTTTACAGCCAGTTGCCTATGGCTGATGGGTTGCCAGCCAACGGAGCCGGCCGCGCAACCGGAGGTGCTGTTTCAGCAGCCGGCCAATTTTCCGAAGCCGGTGTATGCCCTCGATCAGAACCAGCCCACGGAGGCCGGTTTCCGGTTGGGTCGGGCCTTGTTCTACGACGGCCTGCTCTCGCGCGACGGCTCCATTGCCTGCGTCGAATGCCATAACCAGGCCTACGCGTTTACGCACCATCAGCACGACGTGAGCCACGGTATCGACAACCGGGTAGGCACCCGTAACTCGCTGCCGCTACAGAACCTGGCCTGGCAGTCCAGCTTTTTCTGGGACGGTGGGGTGCACGATCTGGACCTGGTGCCGATTGCGCCCATTGAGAATCCGGTGGAAATGGATGAGCAATCGACAAACGTCATCGCCAAGCTGCGGAAGAGCCCGAAATACCCGCCTCTGTTCAAGGCGGCGTTCGGGACGGACGACATCAACGGACCCCGTTTCTTGCAGGCGCTGTCGCAGTTTATGCTCACGCTGGTGTCGGCCAATTCGCGCTACGACAAATGGGTCCGCAAGGAACCCGGCGGCACCCTCACCGACGATGAACTGGCGGGCCTTACGGTTTTCCGGGCCAAGTGTAGCGGTTGCCACGCGGGCGAGTTATTTACGGACAACAGCTTTCGCAACAACGGGCTATTCATTCAGGGCAGCCAGGATCTGGGGCGCGCGCACGTCACCGAGCGGGCGCAGGACCGCTACCGGTTCAAGGTGCCCAGCCTGCGCAACGTCGAGAAGACGCTGCCTTACATGCACGACGGCCGGTTTTATTCGCTCGAGGCGGTAATGAACCACTACGCCGACAACGTGCAGCCGACCGAAAACCTCGACCCACTGCTGCAACCCGCCGGGCAGGCCAAACCCGGTATTGCACTGACTACCAACGAGAAACGTCAGCTTATCGCTTTCCTCAAAACGCTGACCGACGATCAGTTTTTACGCGACTCCCGCTTTGTGGAGCCTTAA
- a CDS encoding YHS domain-containing protein has translation MNHVIIGCLLLALTGTSAVGQEVPKGKSAAARSPKPTSELASTVDPVCGMSVVKTVADTAHYAGKHYGFCSKGCRERFKRQPTAYLNTQGKPIR, from the coding sequence ATGAACCATGTCATCATCGGTTGCCTGCTACTGGCCCTAACAGGTACGTCGGCAGTTGGGCAGGAGGTGCCCAAAGGCAAGTCAGCCGCCGCCCGGAGCCCCAAGCCCACCAGTGAACTGGCCTCAACCGTCGACCCGGTTTGTGGGATGTCGGTGGTCAAAACCGTCGCCGACACGGCCCACTACGCCGGCAAACACTACGGATTCTGTTCAAAAGGGTGCCGGGAGCGCTTCAAGCGGCAGCCAACGGCCTACCTCAACACCCAAGGAAAGCCAATCCGGTAG
- a CDS encoding MbnP family protein translates to MITKSFTQVLGTALVAGVLLVACSKERIDTVDPNVKNKVSLDFENRVGDQKLVLGTPAYKNAAGEPFAVTRFNYFVSNIRLKNENGTVLTFPNQYFLVRQTDASSQKITLNDVPSGNYTELSFMVGVDSLKSISPVAERTGVLDPTSYGDDGMYWSWNSGYIFMKLEGTSTAIPTTASANQAFAIHVGGFGGGWNGAAKTANNLRTVTVPITTPATVRGNIAPEIHLFVDALNIFDGPTKLSLAKTTAIHSPAVAGPVADNYKTMFQVDHVHNVNQ, encoded by the coding sequence ATGATTACCAAGTCATTTACTCAAGTACTGGGCACCGCACTTGTGGCCGGTGTTCTACTAGTTGCCTGCTCAAAGGAGCGCATCGACACTGTTGATCCCAACGTAAAAAATAAGGTTTCGCTGGACTTTGAAAACCGCGTCGGCGATCAGAAACTGGTGCTGGGCACCCCTGCCTATAAAAATGCCGCGGGCGAACCGTTTGCCGTGACCCGATTCAACTACTTCGTCAGCAACATCAGGTTGAAAAACGAAAACGGTACGGTGCTCACATTCCCGAACCAGTACTTTCTGGTACGGCAGACCGATGCCAGTTCGCAAAAGATCACGCTGAACGACGTGCCATCGGGCAACTACACCGAGCTGTCGTTTATGGTGGGGGTCGATAGCCTTAAAAGCATCTCGCCGGTAGCCGAGCGGACGGGCGTGCTCGACCCAACCAGCTACGGTGATGATGGCATGTACTGGTCGTGGAATTCGGGCTATATCTTCATGAAGCTGGAAGGCACATCGACGGCCATTCCGACAACAGCCAGTGCCAATCAGGCGTTTGCGATCCACGTGGGTGGTTTCGGTGGCGGCTGGAATGGGGCGGCCAAAACAGCCAATAACCTGCGCACCGTTACGGTTCCCATCACAACCCCGGCTACCGTCCGCGGCAACATCGCGCCCGAAATTCACCTGTTTGTCGATGCCCTGAACATCTTCGACGGCCCCACTAAACTGAGCCTAGCCAAAACCACCGCCATCCATAGCCCGGCGGTGGCCGGCCCGGTGGCCGACAACTACAAGACCATGTTCCAGGTCGACCACGTCCACAACGTCAACCAGTAA
- a CDS encoding response regulator: MILIVDDRRENILPLKKILELHRFSVDTAESGEEALRKVLSTPYSVIILDVQMPDMDGFEVANAIAGFSKTRDTSIIFLSAVNTEKRFITRGYTAGGVDYLTKPFDPDILVLKVKTLQKLYEQQQELRATQESLRAEVAVRKQAQQALAAQVAQLQTLLASLPQIAFTTTASGQLEYVNEHWFRYATTATAFPETHPDDDPWHHWETALANGTELVREVRLKNRDTGTFQYHLLRVLPIRQAEAVTRWIGTFTDIHAQKQTAELLEQEVALRTHELRLKNGELERTNHELQQFTWVVSHDLKEPLRKIQLLNDTIKAIYLKDNPEAITYLDRSIRSSARMTNLINDLLAYAQLSVPEPFHPTDLNVVVDELLADYDDVITRKGATVSVGSLPVIDSIPTRIRQVLQNLLGNALKFARPGVPPHINISAERIATKAIDGQPTPDGPFCRLVVQDNGIGFDQKFADQIFIIFKRLHNQSSYEGTGIGLAIAKKNIDKHNGLISARSRAGEGASFIVVLPVSQPLPMSAGSST; this comes from the coding sequence ATGATTCTCATTGTTGATGATAGGCGGGAAAATATCTTACCCTTAAAGAAAATTCTCGAACTACATCGGTTTTCTGTCGATACGGCCGAGTCGGGTGAAGAAGCGCTTCGAAAGGTGCTCAGTACCCCCTATTCGGTGATTATCCTGGACGTGCAGATGCCCGACATGGACGGCTTCGAGGTGGCCAATGCCATTGCCGGTTTCAGCAAAACGCGCGATACGTCCATCATCTTTTTGTCGGCGGTCAATACAGAGAAACGATTCATCACCAGGGGATATACGGCCGGGGGCGTCGATTACCTGACCAAGCCGTTCGACCCGGATATTCTGGTGCTGAAAGTAAAAACGCTCCAGAAGCTCTACGAACAGCAGCAGGAACTCCGGGCTACGCAGGAGTCGCTGCGGGCCGAAGTAGCGGTGCGCAAACAGGCGCAGCAGGCGCTGGCGGCGCAGGTAGCTCAGTTACAGACGTTGCTGGCCTCGCTGCCGCAGATCGCCTTTACCACCACCGCGAGCGGGCAGCTCGAATACGTCAACGAGCACTGGTTTCGGTACGCAACCACGGCCACGGCCTTTCCGGAGACTCATCCCGACGATGATCCCTGGCACCACTGGGAAACGGCGCTGGCCAACGGCACGGAGCTGGTGCGGGAGGTGCGGCTGAAAAACCGGGACACGGGTACGTTTCAATACCACCTGCTGCGGGTGCTGCCCATCCGGCAGGCCGAGGCGGTAACGCGCTGGATCGGTACGTTTACCGACATCCACGCGCAGAAACAAACCGCCGAGCTGCTGGAGCAGGAAGTCGCCCTACGTACCCACGAACTGCGGCTGAAAAACGGGGAGCTGGAACGCACCAACCACGAGTTGCAGCAATTTACCTGGGTGGTGTCGCACGATTTGAAAGAGCCGCTGCGCAAAATTCAGCTGCTCAACGACACCATCAAGGCCATTTACCTGAAAGACAACCCCGAGGCGATCACCTACCTCGACCGGTCGATCCGGTCGTCGGCGCGGATGACGAACCTGATCAACGACCTGCTGGCCTATGCGCAGCTGTCGGTACCCGAGCCGTTCCACCCCACTGACCTCAACGTGGTCGTTGATGAGCTGCTGGCCGACTACGACGACGTGATCACCCGCAAAGGAGCTACCGTGTCGGTGGGGTCGCTGCCGGTCATCGACAGCATTCCGACCCGCATTCGGCAGGTGCTTCAGAATCTGCTGGGCAACGCCCTCAAATTTGCCCGGCCGGGGGTGCCGCCCCACATCAATATCTCCGCCGAGCGCATTGCTACCAAGGCGATCGACGGGCAGCCCACACCCGACGGGCCGTTCTGTCGCCTCGTCGTGCAGGACAACGGCATTGGGTTCGATCAGAAGTTTGCGGATCAGATCTTCATCATTTTCAAGCGGTTGCACAACCAGAGCAGCTACGAAGGCACGGGCATCGGGCTGGCCATTGCCAAAAAGAATATCGACAAACACAACGGGCTGATCTCGGCCCGCAGCCGCGCGGGTGAGGGGGCCAGCTTTATTGTAGTCCTGCCCGTCAGTCAGCCGTTACCCATGTCGGCCGGTAGCAGTACCTAG
- a CDS encoding APC family permease, translating to MSASSTPPSLVRGIRRFDFIALIINITIGAGILGLPAKLYDLVGTWSLIAYVVSAAVVTLIILCFAEVSSRFSGSGGPYLYARVAFGPLVGFEVGWLFWLSRIASFASICNLFVSYAALFRPQLAQGIERTLLMTGLVAGLAVLNYVGVQRSARVNTLFTICKLLAIGGFALGGLFFVQPTAFSLPAPPDYAPFSKAVLLLIFTFSGFDVAAIPAGEVQQPQRTVPFSLLVAIGTVAVLFIAVQIVCIGTLPNLAQSERPLADAAGQFIGSTGAYVVSVVALLTALGTLHALMLTGPRLLYAMAEQGQLPRWLAATHSRFHTPHRAILVTAALQLVLALTGTFLYALTLSTIIRLAYFTLTSAALPMLRWRDRQKGNTDAPALPPAQFRVVGGWVISGLAIGLCLWLLSNSSIREARDVTITGVAGLLIFVTMRRANRPA from the coding sequence TTGTCAGCCAGTTCAACCCCGCCGAGTCTAGTGCGCGGCATTCGCCGATTCGACTTCATCGCGCTCATCATCAACATTACCATCGGCGCGGGTATTCTGGGCCTGCCCGCCAAACTCTATGACTTGGTCGGCACCTGGAGTCTAATCGCGTATGTCGTCAGCGCGGCCGTGGTCACGCTGATTATCCTGTGCTTTGCCGAGGTCAGCAGCCGGTTCAGCGGTAGCGGTGGCCCCTATCTGTATGCCCGTGTCGCCTTTGGGCCACTGGTGGGTTTCGAAGTGGGCTGGCTGTTCTGGCTCTCCCGGATTGCCAGCTTTGCTTCCATCTGTAACCTCTTTGTCAGCTACGCCGCCCTGTTTCGGCCGCAACTGGCCCAGGGGATCGAGCGAACGCTTCTGATGACGGGGCTTGTTGCGGGGCTGGCCGTACTCAATTATGTGGGTGTGCAGCGGTCGGCGCGGGTCAATACGCTCTTCACCATTTGCAAGCTGCTTGCTATCGGCGGCTTTGCCCTTGGTGGCCTGTTTTTCGTGCAACCCACCGCCTTCAGCCTGCCCGCCCCGCCCGATTATGCGCCTTTTTCAAAAGCGGTCTTGCTGTTGATATTCACCTTTTCGGGCTTCGATGTAGCCGCGATTCCAGCCGGTGAAGTACAGCAGCCGCAGCGTACGGTTCCCTTTTCGTTGCTCGTGGCGATCGGCACGGTGGCGGTGCTGTTCATCGCCGTGCAGATCGTATGCATCGGCACACTCCCGAATCTGGCGCAGTCGGAGCGCCCGCTGGCCGATGCGGCCGGTCAATTTATTGGCAGCACCGGAGCTTACGTGGTGAGTGTGGTGGCGCTGCTGACGGCACTGGGTACGCTCCACGCGCTGATGCTGACGGGACCCCGCCTCCTGTATGCCATGGCTGAGCAAGGGCAGCTTCCGCGCTGGCTGGCCGCTACGCATTCCCGATTTCACACCCCACACCGGGCCATTCTGGTCACGGCGGCGCTACAGCTGGTACTCGCCCTGACAGGTACGTTCCTGTATGCCCTCACCCTCAGCACGATCATCCGCCTGGCTTATTTTACCCTGACCAGCGCGGCTCTGCCAATGCTCCGCTGGCGCGACAGGCAGAAAGGCAACACGGACGCCCCGGCGCTTCCCCCGGCGCAATTCCGGGTGGTGGGCGGCTGGGTCATTTCGGGGCTGGCCATAGGGCTGTGCCTTTGGTTGCTGAGCAATAGCTCGATCCGCGAAGCCCGCGACGTAACCATCACCGGCGTTGCGGGGTTGCTTATTTTTGTGACCATGCGCCGGGCCAACCGTCCCGCCTGA
- a CDS encoding response regulator, with translation MPQLANSVIRQLQVVFSLSTLLLLISLGASFYSIRQLIDNSQLVNHTNQVLLESENIISYMKDAETGQRGYLVTLNRNFLQPYTGSYEKVQNSYEELRALTRDNDVQQQALTDIKALYDAKFAQMRRTIELTERNPYFGRDTLNRNKEMMRGKQIMDDLRLKINRMKTEEQTLLKRRTEQQQTYILFTPYLLVLTAIISILITLFAYVRIKRDMDVRLAQQLAAEAEYRRTNHRITVMEGITRQIADGHYDVRSTDEQDDELGRIAKALNGMAASLEQTFTDLKTKNWLQQGVVRLGEAIRGEKGLDQLGARLIDAIASYLKAPLGTLYLTDTDGTFKLAGSYAAQQPPATVEAGVGLVGQAIATQKTTVVSGLPADYSPINSSLGSSAPSTVVITPLVYDGTCVGAVELGLLREPTEQEVHFLEQNSEMMAIGVNATLDFIRLQSLLEETQTQAEELQMQHSEMENLNAELEMQAQKLQASEEELRVQQEELQQTNTELEERGLLLEERNNDIQKKADELELATRYKSEFLANMSHELRTPLNSILLLSRLLAENNEENLTDDQIEYAKVIQGSGNGLLGLIDEILDLSKIEAGQMKLEFQDVAVADITDELQALFGLLAKEKGLDFAITVAPDVPSLIETDRMRLGQILKNLLSNALKFTSAGRIGLSISRQAPDAGVLCFSVSDTGIGIPLEKQPLVFEAFQQADGSTKRKYGGTGLGLSISRELAKLLGGDLTLKSTVGEGSEFTLRLPLTDDVTVAPPAPPVQPAFPAPATPPPPAVEAIPAPSDKRYISPTIPEAIPDDRATIAEGDKVILIIEDDTNFAKSLLDYARRKGYKGLVSVRGDEGLKLAAQYKPLGILLDIQLPIMSGWEVMDALKADPRTRPIPVHIMSSHKLKTESRLKGAIDFVDKPMAFEQLQEVFKKIEYVLNRDPKKVLIIEDNPKHAKALAYFLETFNINSELKSNINEGVDALKRNEVDCVILDMGIPDHKAYETLEVAKKNPGLENLPIIIFTGKSLSMTEELKIKQYADSIIVKTAHSYQRMLDEVSLFLHLVEENKQASNNGPTKKLGALTQVLNGKTVLVADDDVRNIFSLSKALEQYNMTVIPALDGKEALQKLRENPGIGIVLLDMMMPQMDGYETARTIREQYQWKNLPIIAVTAKAMMGDREKCIEAGASDYITKPVDIDQLVSLLRVWLYDRS, from the coding sequence ATGCCGCAATTAGCCAACTCGGTTATCCGACAACTTCAGGTTGTTTTTTCCCTCTCCACCCTGCTGCTGCTGATCAGCCTGGGGGCCTCGTTTTACAGCATTCGACAGCTGATCGACAACTCGCAGCTGGTCAACCATACCAATCAGGTACTGCTCGAATCGGAGAACATCATTTCGTACATGAAAGATGCGGAAACGGGGCAGCGGGGCTACCTCGTGACGCTCAACCGCAACTTCCTGCAACCCTATACCGGCAGCTACGAGAAGGTGCAGAACAGCTACGAAGAGCTGCGCGCCCTGACCCGCGACAACGACGTGCAGCAGCAGGCCCTCACCGACATAAAGGCCCTCTATGATGCCAAATTCGCCCAGATGCGGCGCACGATCGAGCTGACGGAACGCAATCCGTACTTCGGCCGGGATACCCTGAACCGGAACAAAGAGATGATGCGGGGCAAGCAGATCATGGACGACCTGCGGCTGAAGATCAACCGGATGAAAACTGAGGAGCAAACGCTGCTTAAACGCCGGACCGAGCAACAGCAGACGTACATTCTGTTTACGCCTTACCTGCTCGTTCTGACGGCGATTATCTCTATCCTGATTACCCTCTTTGCCTACGTGCGCATCAAACGGGACATGGACGTCCGGCTGGCGCAACAGTTGGCGGCCGAAGCCGAGTACCGCCGCACCAACCACCGCATTACGGTGATGGAAGGCATTACCCGCCAGATTGCCGACGGCCACTACGACGTGCGCAGCACCGACGAGCAGGACGACGAACTGGGCCGGATTGCCAAAGCCCTCAACGGAATGGCCGCCTCGCTCGAACAGACGTTTACCGACCTGAAAACCAAAAACTGGCTGCAACAGGGCGTGGTCAGGCTGGGTGAAGCCATTCGGGGCGAAAAGGGACTCGATCAGCTGGGCGCCCGCCTCATCGACGCCATTGCCAGCTACCTGAAGGCCCCGCTGGGTACGTTGTACCTGACCGATACCGACGGCACCTTCAAACTGGCGGGCAGCTATGCGGCGCAGCAGCCACCCGCAACCGTAGAAGCCGGGGTGGGGCTGGTCGGTCAGGCGATCGCCACCCAAAAAACGACGGTCGTGTCGGGACTGCCCGCCGACTACAGCCCGATCAATTCGTCGCTGGGCAGCAGCGCGCCGAGCACCGTGGTCATCACGCCGCTCGTTTACGACGGCACCTGCGTGGGTGCGGTGGAGCTGGGTCTGTTGCGCGAGCCCACCGAGCAGGAGGTTCATTTTCTGGAACAGAACAGCGAGATGATGGCCATCGGCGTCAACGCCACGCTCGATTTTATCCGGCTCCAGAGTTTGCTGGAAGAGACTCAGACCCAGGCCGAAGAATTGCAGATGCAGCACTCGGAGATGGAGAACCTCAACGCCGAACTGGAAATGCAGGCCCAGAAACTCCAGGCGTCGGAAGAAGAACTGCGCGTTCAGCAGGAAGAATTGCAGCAGACCAACACCGAACTCGAAGAGCGGGGGCTACTGCTGGAAGAACGCAACAACGACATCCAGAAAAAGGCCGACGAACTGGAGCTGGCAACCCGCTACAAGTCGGAGTTCCTGGCCAATATGTCGCACGAGCTGCGCACGCCGCTCAACTCCATACTGCTGCTGAGCCGCCTGCTGGCCGAAAACAACGAAGAAAACCTGACCGACGATCAGATTGAGTACGCCAAGGTCATTCAGGGGTCGGGTAATGGCTTGCTGGGGCTCATCGACGAAATCCTGGATTTGTCGAAAATTGAAGCCGGGCAGATGAAGCTCGAATTCCAGGACGTGGCCGTGGCCGACATCACCGACGAACTACAGGCGCTGTTTGGGCTGCTGGCCAAAGAAAAGGGGCTCGACTTCGCGATCACCGTGGCCCCCGACGTACCCAGCCTGATCGAAACCGACCGGATGCGGCTGGGGCAGATCCTGAAAAACCTGCTCTCGAATGCGCTTAAGTTCACGTCGGCGGGGCGTATCGGGCTGTCGATCAGTCGGCAGGCACCCGATGCGGGCGTACTCTGTTTCAGCGTATCGGATACGGGCATCGGCATTCCGCTCGAGAAGCAACCCCTGGTGTTTGAAGCCTTTCAGCAGGCCGACGGCTCCACCAAACGGAAATACGGCGGCACGGGACTGGGGCTGTCGATCAGCCGCGAACTGGCTAAACTACTCGGCGGCGACCTCACACTCAAAAGCACCGTGGGCGAAGGCAGCGAGTTTACCCTGCGCCTGCCCCTCACCGACGACGTCACCGTGGCGCCACCCGCTCCGCCGGTTCAGCCCGCCTTCCCGGCACCGGCCACACCGCCGCCCCCCGCAGTCGAGGCCATACCGGCCCCGTCCGACAAGCGGTACATCAGCCCGACCATCCCGGAGGCCATCCCCGACGACCGGGCTACCATTGCCGAGGGCGACAAGGTTATCCTGATCATCGAAGACGACACCAATTTCGCCAAATCGCTGCTCGACTACGCCCGCCGCAAAGGCTACAAAGGGCTGGTGTCGGTGCGGGGCGACGAGGGTCTGAAGCTGGCGGCGCAATACAAACCCCTGGGCATTCTGCTCGATATTCAGCTCCCCATCATGAGCGGCTGGGAGGTCATGGACGCCCTGAAGGCCGACCCACGTACCCGGCCCATTCCGGTGCACATCATGTCGTCGCACAAGCTGAAAACCGAAAGTCGGCTGAAGGGCGCCATCGATTTCGTGGATAAACCGATGGCCTTCGAGCAGTTGCAGGAGGTGTTCAAGAAGATCGAGTATGTGCTCAACCGCGACCCCAAAAAGGTGCTCATCATCGAAGACAACCCCAAGCACGCCAAAGCCCTTGCGTACTTCCTGGAGACCTTCAACATCAATTCGGAGCTGAAGAGCAACATCAACGAAGGAGTCGACGCGCTGAAACGCAACGAGGTCGACTGCGTGATTCTCGACATGGGCATTCCCGACCACAAGGCCTACGAAACCCTCGAAGTCGCCAAGAAGAACCCCGGCCTCGAAAACCTGCCCATCATCATTTTCACGGGCAAGAGCCTGTCGATGACCGAAGAGTTGAAGATCAAGCAGTACGCCGACTCGATCATCGTCAAAACGGCCCACTCCTACCAGCGGATGCTCGACGAGGTGTCGCTGTTTCTGCACCTGGTGGAAGAAAACAAGCAGGCCAGTAACAACGGCCCCACCAAAAAACTGGGGGCCCTTACCCAGGTGCTCAACGGCAAAACGGTGCTGGTGGCCGACGACGACGTGCGGAACATCTTCTCACTCTCGAAGGCCCTGGAGCAGTACAACATGACCGTGATTCCGGCGTTGGACGGCAAGGAAGCCCTGCAGAAACTTCGCGAAAATCCGGGCATCGGCATTGTGCTGCTCGACATGATGATGCCCCAAATGGACGGCTACGAAACGGCCCGCACCATTCGGGAGCAGTACCAGTGGAAAAATCTGCCCATCATTGCCGTAACGGCCAAAGCCATGATGGGCGACCGCGAAAAATGCATCGAAGCCGGTGCGTCTGACTATATCACCAAACCCGTCGACATTGACCAGCTCGTATCGTTACTGCGCGTCTGGCTGTACGACCGGTCTTAA